The Calditerrivibrio sp. genome has a window encoding:
- a CDS encoding glycosyltransferase family protein: MNICAIVQARVSSKRLPGKVLYKLPFGSDITVLQRVIRRTKKSSLINEIIVATTLDDDDYEIVRIAELEKVSYFRGSKEDVLSRYYWAAKKFKADIIVRITSDCPCIDWNIIDRCIKVHIDEGADYTSNCIKRSFPHGLDVEVISFFALETAFEKADKQYEREHVCPYIHTTKKDQFNISHVIAQDGERGADIRLTVDTVEDYALLCAVYDYLFYKNEFFELKDIIKLFDEKPWLKYVNQKVIQKRYFDTLDEELREAVRVLRLQDLEKSAVILEGMIKR, encoded by the coding sequence TTGAATATCTGTGCAATCGTGCAGGCCAGGGTTTCTTCTAAGAGATTACCGGGTAAAGTATTGTATAAATTACCTTTTGGATCAGATATTACTGTTTTACAACGGGTTATCAGAAGGACTAAAAAGTCATCGCTGATTAATGAAATTATTGTTGCTACTACCTTAGATGATGATGACTATGAAATAGTTAGGATAGCAGAATTAGAAAAGGTAAGTTATTTTCGTGGAAGCAAAGAAGATGTGTTATCAAGATATTATTGGGCAGCAAAAAAGTTTAAGGCTGATATTATAGTTAGGATTACGAGTGATTGTCCTTGTATAGATTGGAATATTATCGATAGATGTATTAAGGTTCATATTGATGAGGGAGCAGATTATACATCCAATTGTATTAAGAGATCTTTTCCTCATGGATTGGATGTGGAGGTCATCAGTTTTTTTGCGTTAGAGACTGCTTTTGAAAAAGCCGATAAACAATATGAAAGGGAACATGTCTGTCCTTATATTCATACTACTAAAAAAGATCAGTTTAACATATCACATGTGATAGCTCAGGATGGAGAAAGGGGGGCTGATATCAGATTAACTGTGGATACTGTAGAAGATTATGCTCTTTTGTGTGCAGTATATGACTACCTTTTTTATAAGAATGAGTTTTTTGAACTGAAAGACATTATTAAGCTTTTTGATGAGAAGCCATGGCTTAAGTATGTCAACCAAAAGGTAATACAGAAAAGGTATTTTGATACGTTGGATGAGGAACTAAGGGAAGCGGTAAGGGTTCTTAGACTTCAAGATTTAGAAAAGAGTGCTGTTATCTTAGAGGGGATGATCAAAAGATGA
- the pseC gene encoding UDP-4-amino-4,6-dideoxy-N-acetyl-beta-L-altrosamine transaminase gives MKIIPYGRQFLDEEDIEEVIKILRSEYLTTGPVVKLFEDKICEVTGAKYAVAVSNGTAALHLASLVLLNRGDKVITTANSFVATSNSILYAGGVPVFVDIADDGNIDLDKCIELLEKDISIKAVYIVHFSGNPVDYDKLKYIRERYNVKILEDCAHALGAFSGVEKVGSCVYSDCSTFSFHPVKHITTGEGGAITTNDKEVYKRLIALRSHGIIREDFENQEMAFDRNGKQNLWYYEMVDLGFNYRVTDFQSALGISQLRKLEKFIQRRKEIAIKYDRSFDGIEILKPLYRFTENSSYHLYVTRLNFSKFKLTKAELFSMMREKGIGLQVHYIPINRQPYYRKLGYGKEELTNMYRYYEEAISLPIYYGLSDDEQCYVINTIKTIIGEYS, from the coding sequence ATGAAAATTATACCTTATGGTCGACAGTTTTTGGATGAAGAGGACATAGAAGAAGTCATAAAAATTTTAAGATCTGAATATTTAACCACTGGTCCCGTTGTGAAATTGTTTGAGGATAAGATTTGTGAGGTGACTGGGGCTAAGTATGCGGTTGCTGTTTCCAATGGGACGGCAGCTCTTCATTTAGCTTCCTTAGTTTTGTTAAACAGAGGTGATAAAGTTATCACTACAGCTAACTCATTTGTAGCTACTTCAAACTCCATATTATATGCAGGTGGGGTACCAGTTTTTGTTGATATAGCTGATGATGGGAATATTGATTTAGACAAGTGTATTGAGTTATTAGAAAAAGATATTAGTATTAAGGCAGTTTATATTGTTCATTTCAGTGGCAATCCTGTTGATTATGATAAACTTAAATATATCAGAGAAAGATATAATGTGAAAATATTAGAGGATTGTGCCCATGCTCTGGGGGCTTTTTCTGGTGTTGAAAAGGTGGGTAGTTGTGTTTATTCCGACTGTTCTACATTTTCCTTCCATCCTGTAAAACATATAACTACAGGTGAAGGTGGAGCAATTACTACCAATGATAAGGAGGTCTATAAAAGGTTGATTGCTTTAAGATCTCATGGAATTATTAGGGAAGATTTTGAAAATCAAGAGATGGCCTTTGATAGAAATGGTAAGCAAAATCTGTGGTACTATGAGATGGTAGATCTTGGTTTTAATTACCGTGTTACAGATTTTCAGAGTGCTTTGGGTATAAGCCAACTTAGAAAATTAGAGAAATTTATACAGAGACGTAAAGAGATAGCTATAAAATATGATAGAAGCTTTGATGGTATAGAAATTTTAAAACCCCTTTATAGATTTACTGAGAACTCTTCTTACCATCTTTATGTAACAAGACTAAATTTTTCGAAATTTAAGCTGACAAAAGCTGAGCTCTTTAGTATGATGAGGGAAAAGGGTATTGGATTGCAGGTGCATTATATACCTATAAACCGTCAACCATATTATAGAAAACTTGGTTATGGTAAGGAAGAGTTAACAAATATGTATAGATATTACGAGGAAGCTATTAGTTTACCGATATATTATGGTTTGTCAGATGATGAGCAGTGTTATGTTATAAACACAATAAAAACTATTATAGGAGAATATTCTTGA